The Nitrospinota bacterium genome has a window encoding:
- a CDS encoding NifU family protein yields MAENIRDQVEQVLDKIRPAVMMDGGNIELVDVIEGVVTVRLLGACHGCPSSTATLQFGIEQALKDNIPEVERLVAV; encoded by the coding sequence ATGGCAGAAAACATTCGTGATCAGGTGGAGCAGGTTCTCGATAAGATTCGACCCGCGGTCATGATGGACGGCGGCAACATTGAGCTCGTCGACGTGATTGAAGGGGTCGTGACCGTTCGCCTCTTGGGGGCATGCCACGGCTGCCCCTCCTCCACGGCGACGCTCCAGTTCGGGATAGAGCAGGCATTGAAGGACAATATCCCCGAAGTGGAGCGGCTAGTCGCCGTCTGA